AGCTGAAAGCAAGTATCCTAAATTTCACACCAACTAGACCACGACGGAAGCTGTGGCGAACGGATGGCGTTTGTGATCTGAACGTTTTTCACGCAAACAGCACTGACTGCATCACTGGCACTGCAAAGCCATTCCCTGTCTCTGCATCACGAACCGAATCGCAGCTTTGCTTAATTCAATAATTATTGAACAAAGAATACCTGAACGTCCCTGAAGCAAGTAGCTTTGCTTGATTCAATATCTTGGAATCATCAACTGTTTGTCTCTCAGTCGAAGAAACACCTGAAAGTTGGCCATCAATCAGcgctcaagcatctaagcttgctAAGTTTTACTACTGTAGCTTTTACAGGCATTTGCTTTgaccaaaaaaaaagaaaaagaaaaactagcTGGAAGCAAACTCAAAATGGGCAGAACCATCCTCAAGCCTTAACACCACCGAAAAGATGAATGAGATTTAGGTTCAGGGTGAAACTGTCTTCCCCATATCAACTAGGGAAGTCCACCGAAGCAAGGGGGCTCGGCCCCCGATTTGTAATAACAGAAACCATCAGATGAGCTACTACTAACGAAATAAAATCAGTGAAAAATGAGTCAACAGCACTGAAGCTCTGCGCCATGGATCAGGCGGAGTCTCCGAGAATTCTGCGCCGAGTCTCTGGGAAAGTTCGACCAATATGCCTCCCAGTTGATCGGCGGTAGAAGCTGCCCCCACTGCTGTTCAAAATCTTGGAATCGTCGACCGCCAGTGTCTCGGTCATGGAGAACATCTCAGGGCTCAAGGTTACCATCACAGAGTAGCCCATCAACGAACTAACATGCCCCCATTACTGACGGCAGCATTCTGAAGCAGCAACACTACGGAATAGCTGAATGAGATTCCGGTTCAGGGTGACAGACAAGCTGTCTTCCCTATACCATAGATTACTCAGCAGCTCATCAGGAATCTAGCTTGCTCAGATTTACCTTACAAGCATTTGCTTTCGCCGAAAACTAGTAGTAGAAAGCAACCTCAAGATGGACATAACTGTCCATTATTACCAACgaaaaaaatagcgcgctataAAATATAGCGAGGCCCTTCTCCAAATGCTACACAAGTTATAGCGTGCTATATTTCAAAATAGCATTTGCAAAAAATTTCAAATATATCTAGAAATAATGTATTTAAGCAACTAAATTTTTGCTAGGAGCAAGCAATATATGCATAAGGGCCAAATCTAGGACATAAAAATTGTAAGTCTCAAACTGTTTCAAGATAAAAAGAGTGAGAAAGGTAGTGGTCGTGGGTTGGTTTTGGCCTGCTGGGCCTGCTGGGCTGTGGTTGTTTAAATTTTGCATGGTCTGCACGTTAAAACGTGTAACGCTACAACGTTATAGCGTGTGTAGCGCGATAATTACGCAATTAGCGCCGTAGCGGCCGATTTTGCCAAAATGTAACGTCTCCCTTCCGAATATGCTATAACCGCGCTATAACGGCGAAATAGCGTGCTATTTTTTTCGTTGATTATTACTGATTGCAGCATCCTGAAGCATTAACACTACTGAAGAAATGAACGAGATTCCGCCTCAGGGTGACAAGCTGTCTTTCCTATATCAGGTAGGGAAGCCCAAATGGTCAGGTATTTAAAATTCTTGATAAAACAGTGAGCATgtgggagaagggagcttccatGTGGTAGCACTTTGTCAGATATATTTATCCTTCACTGAGTAACACATCAGGAAAAATGGTCATTCGACTTGTTACCTTGTGTATTGTACATTACTTCAAAAATCCTGTAGTTAGTTCCTTTTTTCGACAGGAAGTTAGTTCTTCTCAATGTGTCAAATTCAATATAAACCAGAATGTTTACAGATAAGATAATGGATGTTTTGAGGAGAAGGCAAGTCTAACTCAAAGAGGCTTATCCTTGACATCAATTCTTTGATGAAATTAGTCTTCAAGGTTGTTGGATTGCAGCACATCTGATAGTCTTGGTGAAAATATAAAGCCCTGGAGCAAGAACTTCATTTCTAGACACTGGTTTGGAAGCTTACATATCAAAAGTGGAGGAAGCCACCCCAGCCCACTTCTGCAACTCAAAAGCTTTATACCAAAGAATATATGCTTTGACCACATGACTGAGAAAATCACTGATTTTTTTTCAACACATAAGTACATAACTGAACTAGTCACTGAATTTTGTGGCAACAGCAAACATGATATTTTAACAAGGGAAAAGCTGAGCCAAAGCCTCTGATCTGAACAAGGCATATCACGTATTGGTAAGCAATTTAGAAATGAATAGAAACACGTGAAAACATCTCACACCATGCCATTCATTAGGGGCAAATACTATTACTCTGCTACAGGCTACAGACTACAGCACTACAGTTTCCTACGGATCACGAGAGACTGCATCTTCCTATGAAGGAACCGTCGCGGTCAGGGGAGGCCATCCAGGGCGtcggtttttttagaaaaagGAGGTTgtcccccggcctctgcatcaaagTGATGCATACGGCCAATTTATTAAAAAGCAAAAGGTTCAACAAAATCTCCAAGTCTCAGACAAAAAAACTGCTCACATAGAGCAAAAAACAAAGGAACAGGATAGCCACAATGATAGGATATGGTAGGGTAATTCTCGATTACTAGCAGCAATTCCTCATGGAGGTAGGATTTAGTGGCGATTAGAGGAGAGATTACAAGAATGAGGTAGCTAGGGTTCGTCACGGAGAAGAAAGGGGAGCGGATAAGAGCCGAGCCGCCGTTGCCGTTGATCCACTGGATGCCCTTCCTCTCGAGTGCGTCGCCTTTAGTAGTAGCTGCTGGGCGCCTCAGTTGGCCCATTCCGGCCCGTGGACTCTTGGGTTGGGCCGCTTGGGCCGAGTGGGTCTGGTAGCAGCCTGGTGGGTGCGGTCGTCGCTGCCTTATGGGTCACCGTTGTCGGGGGTGCTGACATCCCCTCCTCCTTCGGAAGAGGCTTGCCCCCAAGCCTCCACATGCGGGAACCGGGCCATCAAGCTTGCTTTATCCTCCCAAGTGATGCCCAGATTGGAAGAAGCTGACCATTGTATCTTCACTTGTTCACGGACGCCGTCTATGTACTTGCGCCAGCGGGTCTGAAGAACAGCTTCCGGCACAGCGAGGTCATCCAAACAGTGTGGAAGGTGAGTTTCAGCGCTCGTACCAGGGAGGAGAGCTTGCCGGGGGAGTGAAACGTGGAACACAGGGTGAACTGTTGCTTGTGGGGGTAGCTGGAGCTTGTACGCCACCTCATTGATCTTGTCGATGATGGGGAAAGGCCCGTAGAACTTGTAAGCCAGCTTTTGATTTGCTCTTGAGGCGACGGAAGATTGTATATATGGCTGCAGCTTGAGGTAAACTGTGTCACCCACCACGAATGTTCGAAAGGAACGCTTCTTGTCAGCTTGGTCCTTCATCAGTTGTTGCGCTCGGTTGAGGTGTTGCTGCAGTAATGCTTGGACAGTGGCGCGCTCGTCAAGCCAAGATTGGAGTGCTGGTACTGAACATGTACCTTCTGCTGTGATTCCCCAGTGGCGAGGTTCGTAGCCGAACATGGCTTTGAACAGTGTCATCCCGATGGCTGAATGATGTGCATTGTTGTACCAGAATTGAGCCAATGCTATCCAAAAGCTCCGGCGTCGCGGGCAGGCTTGTGTGAAGCAGCGCAGGAAGGTTTCAACACATTGATTAACTCTTTCTGTTTGTCCATCCGTTTAAGGATGGTTTGTCATGCTCAGCCGCAGTTCTGTTCCTGCCCCTTTGAATAGCTGTTGCCAAAAGTGGCTTGTGAAAACCGGGTCTCTGTCAGACAAAATTGTTGCTGGCAGACCATGGATCTTGTAGACTTGGTGTAGATAGAGTTGCACGACTGATATTGTCGTGTAGGGGTGAGCAAGAGGTAGAAAGTAGGCAAACATGGTACGTTTGTCCACGATGACCAGCATGCAGTTGAACTTGCTGGACTGAGGGAAGCCATCGATGAAATCCATTGATATCATCTCCCACGGCTGACTGGGTACTGGAAGCGGTTGGAGTAAGCCTGGTGAAGCAGCCTAGTCTGGTTTGGCTTGTTGGCAAATTGGACAGCAGCGCTCTATTGCAGGATGTGCGCTTTCATCTTGGGCCAAGCAAATAGACGCCGGATGCGACGGTAAGTCACTGGGAATCCGGAATGTCCACCCATCGGACTGTCATGGAAAGCACCAATGATGCATTGTTGTATTTGTGTGCCCCCTCCCAGCCAAATTCTGCCATGGAATCAGATGATCCCTTGCTCCAGAGAAAAACGGCCTTTCGGGTCCTTCTGAAGTGCCAACTGTTCAAGAAGGCGTGAGGCATGTGGATTGTTGTTGTAACTGTTGACGACATCTTCGAGCCAAGCTGGTACGcaggaatacatgcctacattatattgatgaattggagctagttctgtgtcaccctatgttatgattgttggaaatatgccctagaggcaataataaaatggttattattatatttccttgttcatgataattgtctattgttcatgctataattgtgttatccggaaatcgtaatacatgtgtgaacacatagaccataacatgtccctagtgagcctctagttgactagctcgttgatcaatagatggttacggtttcctgaccatggacattggatgtcattgataacaggatcacatcattaggagaatgatgtgatggacaagacccaatcctaagcatagcactagatcgtgtagttcgtttgctaaagcttttctaatgtcaagtatcatttccttagaccatgagatcgtgtaactcccggataccgtaggaatgctttgggtgtaccaaacgtcacaacgtaactgggtggctataaaggtgcactacaggtgtctccgaaagtgtctgttgggttggcacggatcgagactgggatttgtcactccgtatgacggataggtatctctgggcccactcggtaatgcatcatcataatgagctcaatgtgactaagtagttagtcacaggatcatgcattacggaacgagtaaagtgacttgccggtaacgagattgaacgaggtattgggataccgacgatcgaatctcgggcaagtaacgtaccgattgacaaagggaattgtatacgggattgcttgaatcctcgacatcgtggttcatccgatgagatcatcgtggaacatgtgggagccaacatgggtatccagatcccgctgttggttattggctagagaggtgtcttggtcatgtctgcatgattcccgaacccgtagggtctacacacttaaggttcgatgacgctagggttataaggaaggtttctatgtgattaccgaatgttgttcggagccccggatgagatcccggacatcacgaggagttccggaatggtccggaggtgaagatttatatatgggaagtcatcatacggtcaccggaaatattcgggggtataccggtattgtaccgggaccaccggaggggttccgggggtccaccgggagggtccacctgccccggagggccttatggcctataggggaagggaaccagccctaagtgggctgggcgccaacccccctagggcccatgcgcctagggtttggggggaaccctaaagggggggcgccccccttgcttggggggcaagctccctccccccttggtcgccgcccccctctagatctcatctagaggggccggcccccttcccccttctccctataaatagaggggtgaggggagggctgcagcacaacatccaaggcgcagcccctcccctccccaacacctctcctcctccgcgcgagcttggcgaagccctgccggagaattgtcactccatcaccaccacgccgtcgtgctactgttggaaccttcttcctcaacctctccctcctccttgctggatcaaggcgtgggagacgtcactgctccgtacgtgtgttgaacgcggaggtgccgtccgttcggcgcttggatcatcggtgatttggatcacgacgagtacgactccatcaaccccgttctcttgaacgcttccgctcgcgatctacaagagtatgtagatgcactcctcccctctcgttgctagtaaactccatagattgatcttggtgatgcgtagaaaattttaatttctgcaacgatccccaacaatgattgttacatgatgaaccgcatccggcataattctccatcaccgatacaatgcctacgagcttttcacatattgttcttcgcttatttacttttccgttgctactgttacaatcactacaaaacccaaaaatattacttttgctactattACATATCAAAAGTGGAGAAAGCCACCCCAGCCCACTTCTGCAACTCAAAAGCTTTATACCAAAGAATATATGCTTTGACCACATGACTGAGAAAATCACTTTTTTTTCAACACATAAGTAGATAACTGAACTAGTCACTGAATTTTGTGGCAACAGCAAACATGATATTTTAACAAGGGAAAAGCTGAGCCAAAGCCTCTGATCTGAACAAGTCATATCACGTATTGGTAAGCAATTTAGAAATGAATAGAAACACATGAAAACATCTCACACCATGCCATTCATTAGGGGCAAATACTATTACTCTACTACAGGCTACAGACTACAGCACTACAGTTTCCTACGGATCACGGGAGACTGCATCTTCCTATGAAGGAACCGTTGCGGTCAGGGGAGGCCATCCAGGGCGtcggtttttttagaaaaagGAGGTTgtcccccggcctctgcatcaaagTGATGCATACGGCCAATTTATTAAAAAGCAAAAGGTTCAACAAAATCTCCAACTCTCAGACAAAAAAACTGCTCACATAGAGCAAAAAACAAAGGAACAGGATAGCCACAATGATAGGATATGGTAGGGTAATTCTCGATTACTAGCAGCAATTCCTCACGGAGGTAGGATTTAGTGGCGATTAGAGGAGAGATTACAAGAATGaggtagctagggttcgtcgcgGAGAAGAAAGGGGAGGGGATAAGAGCCGAGCCGCCGTTGCCGTTGATCCACTGGATGCCCTTCCTCTCGAGTGTGTCGCCTTTAGTAGTAGCTGTTGGGCGCCTCAGTTGGCCCATTCCGGCCCGTTGACTCTTGGGTTGGGCCGCTTGGGCCGAGTGGGTCTGGTAGCAGCCTAGTGGGTGCGGTCGTCGCTGCCTTATGGGTCACTGTTGTCGGGGGCGCTGACATCCCCTCCTCCTTGGGAAGAGGCTTGCCCCCAAGCCTCCGCATGCGGGAACCGGGCCATCAAGCTTGCTTTATCCTCCCAAGTGATGCCCAGATTGGAAGAAGCTGACCATTGTATCTTCACTTGTTCATGGACGCCGTCTTTGTACTTGCGCCAGCGGGTCTGAAGAACAGCTTCCGGCACAGCGAGGTCATCCAAACAGTGTGGAAGGTGAGTTTCAGCGCTCGTACCAGGGAGGAGAGCTTGCCGGGGGAGTGAAACATGGAACACAGGGTGAACTGTTGCTTGTGGGGGTAGCTGGAGCTTGTACGCCACCTCATTGATCTTGTCGATGATGGGGAAAGGCCCGTAGAACTTGTAAGCCAGCTTTTGATTTGCTCTTGAGGCGACGGAAGATTGTATATATGGTTGCAGCATGAGGTAAACTGTGTCACCCACCTCGAATGTTCGAAAGGAACGCTTCTTGTCAGCTTGGTCCTTCATCAGTTGTTGCACTCGGTTGAGGTGTTGCTGCAGTAATGCTTGGACAGTGGCGCGCTCATAAAGCCAAGATTGGAGTGCTGGTACTGAACATGTACCTTTTGCTGTGATTCCCCAGTGGCGAGGTTCGAAGCCGAACATGGCTTTGAACAGTGTCATCCCGATGGCTGAATGATGTGCATTGTTGTACCAGAATTGAGCCAATGCTATCCAAAAGCTCCGGCGTCGCGGGCAGGCTTGTGTGAAGCAGCATAGGAAGGTTTCAACACATTGATTAACTCTTTCTGTTTGTCCATCCGTTTGAGGATGGTTTGTCATGCTCAGCCGCAGTTCTGTTCCTGCCCCTTTGAATAGCTGTTGCCAAGAGTGGCTTGTGAAAACCGGGTCTCTGTCAGACAAAATTGTTGCTGGCAGACCATGGATCTTGTAGACTTGGTGTAGATAGAGTTGCGCGACTGATATTGTCGTGTAGGGGTGAGCAAGAGGTAGAAAGTAGGCAAACATGGTACGTTTGTCCACGATGACCAGCATGCAGTTGAACTTGCTGGACTGAGGGAGGCCGTCGACGAAATCCATTGATATCATCTCCCACGGCTGACTGGGTACTGGAAGCGGTTGGAGTAAGCCTGGTGAAGCAGCCCGGTCTGGTTTGGCTTGTTGGCAAATTGGACAGCAGCGCTCTATTGCAGGATGTGCGCTTTCATCTTAGGCCAAGCAAATAGACGCCGGATGCGACGGTAAGTCACTGGGAATCCAGAATGTCCACCCATCGGACTGTCATGGAAAGCACCAATGATGCATTGTTGTATTTGTGTGCCCCCTCCCAGCCAAATTCTGCCACGGAATCAGATGATCCCTTGCTCCAGAGAAAAACGGTCTTTCGGGTCCTTCTGAAGTGCCAACTGTTCAAGAAGGCGTGAGGCATGTGGATTGTTGTTGTAACTGTTGACGACATCTTCGAGCCAAGCTGGTACGCAGGAAGTAATGTTGTTCAGGGAATCTGTTGGGTTCGCCCTTGACAGAGCATCTGCTCCGGCGTTCTCAACGCCCTTCTTGTATCTGATGCGGTAGCGTAGGCCAAGGAGTTTGGTAAAAGCCTTCTGCTGCCATGGAGTGGTTAGCCTCTGTTCCTCCAAGTGAATTGAACTCTGCATGCTGAAGGTAGGGACGCCATTGATCCACCGCTACTACAATAGCGAGATATTCCTTCTCGTAAGTGGAAAGGCCTTGATATCACTGGCTGAGCGCCTTGCTCATGAATGCTATAGGGTGCCCTAGTTGTTGCAGAATTGCCCCGATGCCGCGGTCGCTAGCATCTGTCTCAATGACGAATGGCTGTTTGAAATTGGGCAGTGCCAGGACAGAGGGCTGAGATGAGCTGTTTCTTCAGAACTTGAAAGGTTGTTTCCGTGGTAGATGTCCACAGGAATGGTACTCCTTTCTTGAGCAAGTTGAACAAGGGGCGTGCGATGACGCCAAAGTTTCTGACAAACCGACGATAGTAGCCTGCGAGCCCCAAGAAGTTGCGAACTCCTTCGACATCTGTCGGTGCCTGCCAGTCTTTTACGGCTGCAATCTTGGACGGGTCGGTGGACACGCCTTGTGCACTAATGGTGTGGCCCAGGTACGAGATTTGTTGTTGACCGAAGACGCACTTGCTCATCTTAGCTTTCCAGCAGTCCTTTCTCAACAGCGCCAGAACTTGCCGTAGGTGGTCAGTGTGTTCCTCAATGAGAAACTGAAAACTAGGATGTCGTCGAAGAAGGACACCACATAGACACGGTTAACTGGCTTGAGTGTTGTGGTCACTGCCCCCAAGAATGTGGCTGGTGCGCCGGCAAGTCCGAACGAAACCACTCTGAATTCAAAGTGCCCTTGATGCGTCTGAAATGCAGTCTTGTATTCTTCCCCGGGTGCCAGACGAATTTGGTGGTAACCCGCACGGAGATCCAGTTTGGAGAACCACTTCGCGCCATGAAGCTTGTCCAAGAGTTCCTTGATGATGGGCACTGGGTACTTGGGCACCACTGTAAGCACACTGAGCTGCATGTAATCGATACAGAGTCGCCACGTGCCATCTTTCTTTTTGACCAAAATGACTGGGGAAGAAAAGGGACTGGTGCTCTGCTGAATAACTCCTGATCTCAGTAGTTCTTCCACTTGGGTTTCGATCTCCGTCTTGTGTTCTGGCTTGTGGCGGTATGGCCAGATGTTGACCGGCTGGGCTCCAGGGATAAGAGGTATCATGTGGTCGCAGGCACGCCTTGGAGGGAGGCCTGTTGGCTCGGTGAAAACATCCGGAAACTCGTCGAGGACGCGCTGGATGCAGTCAGGAACTGGCGTTGATGATTCTGGCGCAGGTGCGACCATGCACAAATGCACCACATGCGAGATTGCGCCTCGGCTGCAGAGCCCTTGGAGCTGAATTGTGTTGATTGACTCGCAGGTTGTTGTACAGGCGTCGTGGCTGACCAGACGGAGTGGACCGGCCGGTGTGGGGATCTCGATGAAGCGAGCGCGCCAGTCGACGACATGGTCGACGGTGACTGCGCCGCATCGCCAAGATCGGTGACCCGTTTCTCCAGATCGGGCCGCCATGCGACGAGCTCGTCGATCTTGGTCGTCGAGAGTTGAATCTCCGCGATTGCCTTGGACTGGGCCTTCATGTTGGTGTCGAGGCGGTCGAGGAATGCCTGGATCGATAGATCCATGGCAGTTAGTAGGGAACGCGCTTGCCGCACGCGACGGGTTTCGATGAACTGGTCCAGAGTGGAGTGGAAGGGATTTGGGTTGGTCTCTGATACAAGATGATAGGATATGGTAGGGTAAttctattggggaacgtagcagaaattcaaaattttctacgcatcaccaagatcaatctatggagtaatctagcaacgaggggaaggggagtgcatctacatacccttgtagatcgtgatgcagaagcgttgcaagaacgcggatgaaggagtcgtactcgtagcgattcagatcgcggttgattccgatctaagcgccgaaccacggcgcctccgcgttcaacacacgtgcagcccggtgacgtctcccacgccttgatccagcaaggagagagggagaggttagggaagactccgtccagcagcagcacgacggcgtggtggtgatggaggagcgtggcaatcttgcagggcttcgccaagcaccgcaggagaggaggaggacatggaagaggggaagggctgcgccagaacttgggttgctactgccctcccaccccccacatatatataggggcaagggagaggggggccggccccctcagatccaatctgaggagggggcggcggccaggggggttgccttgccccccaaggcaaggggggcgcctccccttagggttccccaaaacccccaggcgcatgggccctgggagggaaggcgcccagcccactaagggtccctctccacatacaacccatagggccctccggggctggtggcccctcccggtggacccccggaaccctccggtggtcccggtacattaccggtgacgcccgaaactcttccggtggccaaaacgggacttcccatatataaatctttacctccggaccattccggaactcctcgtgacgtccgggatctcatccgggactccgaacaacattcggtaaccacgtatatctattccctataaccctagcgtcatcgaaccttaagtgtgtagaccctacgggttcgggaaccatgcagacatgaccgagacgttctccggccaataaccaacagcgggatctggatacccatgttggctcccacatgttccatgatgatctcatcggatgaaccacgatgtcggggattcaatcaatcccgtatacaattccctttgtcaatcggatgttacttgcccgagattcgatcgtcggtatcccgataccttgttcaatctcgttgccggcaagtctctttactcgttccgtaacacatcatcccgtgatcaactccttggtcacattgtgcacattatgatgatgtcctaccgagtgggcccagagatacctctccgtttacacggagtgacaaatcccagtctcgattcgtgccaacccaacagacactttcggagatatccgtagtgcacctttatagccacacagttacgttgtgacgtttggtacacccaaagcattcctacggtatccgggagttgcacaatctcatggtctaaggaaatgatacttgacattagaaaagctcttagcaaacgaactacacgatcttgtgctaggcttaggattgggtcttgtccatcacatcattctcctaatgatgtgatcccgttatcaacgacatccaatgtccatggtcaggaaaccgtaaccatctattgatcaacgagctagtcaactagaggcttactagggacatggtgttgtctatgtatccacacatgtatctgagtttcctatcaacacaattttagcatggataataaacgattatcatgaacaaggaaatatgataataaccaatttattattgcctctagggcatatttccaacaaattcTCGATTACTAGCAGCAATTCCTCACGGAGGTAGGATTTAGTGGCGATTACAGGAGAGATTACAAGAATGAGGTAGCTAGGTTTCGTCGCGGTGAAGAAAGGGGAGGGGATAAGAGCCGAGCCGCCGTTGCCGTTGATCCACTGGATGCCCTTCCTCTCGAGTGTGTCGCCTTTAGTAGTAGCTGCTGGGTGCCTCAGTTGGCCCATTTCGGCCCGTGGACTCTTGGATTGGGCCGCTTGGGCTGAGTGGGTCTGGTAGCAACCTGGTGGGTGCGGTCGTCGCTGCCTTGTGGGTTCCCGTTGTCGGGCGCGCTGACACACAACCGACGGTATAAAGGAAGATAGGAAACTAAAcacctatcctattacatgaccgccatccaaaccggttgaacaTAGCCCGTGCTACCGTCTCCCAACGAATAGACCCAATAACCATACGCGCCCTGGCATCCATCATAGTGAGTaacgaccacatacggatcaacgtAGTGGCCCGGAAGAGAACCTGCAAGAGATGAACatttgttgttctgttaaaaaccaaatcgtttctgcagttccatatagcccatAATAAAGCACATACGCCTACACGAATGTGTCTCACTGATTCTATCTCAACTCCATTTAGCCATGTCCCAAATAACGT
This sequence is a window from Aegilops tauschii subsp. strangulata cultivar AL8/78 chromosome 7, Aet v6.0, whole genome shotgun sequence. Protein-coding genes within it:
- the LOC109732703 gene encoding uncharacterized protein, producing MTLFKAMFGYEPRHWGITAEGTCSVPALQSWLDERATVQALLQQHLNRAQQLMKDQADKKRSFRTFVVGDTVYLKLQPYIQSSVASRANQKLAYKFYGPFPIIDKINEVAYKLQLPPQATVHPVFHVSLPRQALLPGTSAETHLPHCLDDLAVPEAVLQTRWRKYIDGVREQVKIQWSASSNLGITWEDKASLMARFPHVEAWGQASSEGGGDVSTPDNGDP